The Roseiconus lacunae genomic sequence CCCGGCGACTAGTAATTTCATTGATCGCCGTGGTCGCGATCGACATTAATCGTTCGAATTGCTGTGCGTGAGCGCTTAATTCGCCGGGCGATGCGTGTCGCGACTGCGCGGGTGGTTGCGACGTGTCGACGATCAGTGTGACCGACTGAATCGATGGCGATTGATACTCACGAACGATCGGACGGCCGAGCCTCGCCCAAGACGCAAAATCCCAGCGACGTACCGGAACGCCCACTTGATATTCACGATTGCCGATATATTCGACGGGTGCCCCGGCGACAAGTTGCTGCGTCCAATCGCCGATCTCGGCAAGCATCAATCGTGACGTCGGGTCATCATTTGGGTTCGCGGGAACCGGTGTAATCGCGATTTGCGTCTGGCAAGGAATCTCGGTTCGGCTGTGATAAAGGTGAAACGGAAACGATGACGAAACACGAAACGGTGGCAATTGATGGATGCCACGGGTGTCAAAACGCATCGAACCATGCCATTGGATCTGTCCGCCGCTGCGAAGGATCTGGACCGATACCGGAGGTGACGCGTCCCATTGGCGTAAGATCAAAGCACGATTGATCAGTCGCAAGCCTTCGCGGTGAAATCCGACTCTAAGATTAATCGCGGGAAAGTAGCGTGGATTGGTCAAGCGAACACTGAGCGAAAACGGTTCTCCCGCGATCGCGACCCGCGGCAACGTCACACTCAATTTAAGCTTCGGTGACATCGCGCGATTGATGGCGAACCCGATCAAGAGGATTGCCAAAAACAATCCCATCATGCCGCTCCAGGGGAAACCCCAGATCACATTTAGTGTCAAGAAAATACCAAGCAACGCGAACACTGACGCGTAGGTCATGCTATTGCGAAGCGAAAGGTAGCCTCGGAATGGCGCCAGGAGAAGTTGTAAGGTGCGGCGCCCGGCCAGGCGAAGGCGGGTTTTCAAGTGTCGCCGAAAAGCGTCCGGTCCCCCGTTCCGCAGACCCGCAGAGCGAACGTCATTCGGTCGAAGGTCGTTTGGTGAATGCAGACGCTTCGCGGAGGTGTCGCCTCGATCGGCTGCTTCTTGAACGCCGTCTCTGCTCACACAAGCACCTCGGTTTGACGTAAGATTTCATCGATCACCGCCGCCGCATCATTCCACGACGCGGACACCGATCGCATCGAAACACGGTGGGCGAGGACCGCGACGGCGACCTCTTGAATGTCGTCAGGTAACACGTAGTCACGCCCCCCCAAGACCGCCCGTGCCTGTGCCGCCCTCAGCAACATTTTTGATCCTCGCGGGCTACAGCCGACACGCAAACGATTGTCTTGCCGAGTGGCGCTGACGACATCAACCAAGTAACGCGCGACTTTTGGATCAACGCTGACTTCACGTACCAAACGCTGGAGTGCGGCCAGTTCGTCGCGATGCATCACCGGTGTTAATTCGCTCGACGGATCCTTG encodes the following:
- a CDS encoding DUF58 domain-containing protein, giving the protein MTYASVFALLGIFLTLNVIWGFPWSGMMGLFLAILLIGFAINRAMSPKLKLSVTLPRVAIAGEPFSLSVRLTNPRYFPAINLRVGFHREGLRLINRALILRQWDASPPVSVQILRSGGQIQWHGSMRFDTRGIHQLPPFRVSSSFPFHLYHSRTEIPCQTQIAITPVPANPNDDPTSRLMLAEIGDWTQQLVAGAPVEYIGNREYQVGVPVRRWDFASWARLGRPIVREYQSPSIQSVTLIVDTSQPPAQSRHASPGELSAHAQQFERLMSIATTAINEITSRRVQLALHVTDQPDPDGFHGNRSAIEPSDSMLVRLAAAEPIEPHRAEKEIIEVLEASRRQPVLILSLIDLNSPERSELASQLPSSAKYLQIETMPEQNADTSNAKLKS